Proteins from one Diorhabda carinulata isolate Delta chromosome 10, icDioCari1.1, whole genome shotgun sequence genomic window:
- the LOC130898681 gene encoding phosphoglucomutase: MALSTLDVETTPFEGQKPGTSGLRKKVKVFMEKHYTENFIQCIINALGDKAKGSTLIVGGDGRYFSKQAINIIIRIASANGVSKLLIGQLGILSTPAVSSLIRHHKVLGGIVLTASHNPGGIRNDFGIKYNIENGGPAPDHVTDAIYEHTTKIKSYKFTPKLETDRLIDILGTTTFNVDGRDFVVEVIDSSENYVSLMKEIFDFKKLRTLIRGTEQRPPFNVLIDSMNGVTGVYVRRIFVDELGASPDNNVCRIVPLDNFGEIHPDPNLTYAKDLVDKVKANPSYDLGAAFDGDGDRNMIIGKNAFFVTPSDSLAVLANNLECIPYFKKHGVRGFARSMPTAAAVDRVAEKLGKEMFEVPTGWKYFGNLMDAGRLSLCGEESFGTGSDHIREKDGIWAVLAWLSIIEHKNMSVEEILKEHWSIYGRNYFTRYDYEECESDAANAMMKHLENLIETNGLIGKSFAYNSKNFTVTKADNFSYVDPIDNSVTKNQGIRILFDDGSRLIYRLSGTGSSGATIRVYIDSYEKKNVLSDAQEMLKPLIAVGLEISQLKKFTGRDAPTVIT; the protein is encoded by the exons ATGGCACTTAGTACACTAGATGTAGAAACAACCCCCTTCGAAGGCCAAAAGCCCGGTACAAGCGGGTTAAGAAAGAAAGTCAAAGTATTTATGGAAAAACATTatacagaaaattttatacaGTGTATAATAAACGCTCTCGGGGATAAAGCTAAAGGATCCACATTAATTGTTGGAGGAGATGGCAGATATTTTTCCAAACAAGctataaacattattataagGATTGCATCTGCAAACGGG GTATCTAAACTGCTTATTGGCCAACTAGGAATTCTTTCTACACCTGCCGTATCAAGTCTTATTAGACATCACAAAGTATTAG GAGGAATTGTGTTGACGGCTTCTCACAATCCTGGTGGTATCCGCAATGATTTCGGTATCAAATACAACATTGAAAATGGAGGTCCAGCTCCTGATCATGTTACTGATGCTATCTATGAACatactaccaaaataaaatCGTATAAATTCACGCCTAAATTGGAAACCGATAGACTTATTGATATTTTAGGCACAACTACCTTCAAT gTGGATGGACGTGATTTTGTCGTTGAAGTAATCGACTCTTCAGAGAATTACGTGTCTCTTATGAAAGAGATATtcgatttcaaaaaattaagaacTCTCATCCGTGGAACTGAACAACGTCCACCGTTTAATGTACTTATTGATTCAATGAATGGAG ttaCTGGAGTATATGTTAGACGTATTTTTGTCGACGAGCTAGGAGCTAGTCCAGACAATAACGTTTGCAGAATTGTTCCATTAGATAATTTCGGTGAAATACATCCAGATCCCAATCTCACATATGCCAAAGATCTCGTAGATAAAGTTAAAGCTAATCCTAGTTACGATTTGGGAGCAGCATTTGACGGAGACGGA GATCGTAATATGATTATCGGTAAAAACGCTTTCTTCGTTACCCCGAGCGACAGTTTAGCTGTATTAGCTAATAATCTGGAGTGCAttccatatttcaaaaaacatggGGTTCGAGGTTTCGCAAGATCTATGCCAACAGCTGCTGCAGTTGATAG ggTTGCTGAGAAATTGGGCAAAGAAATGTTTGAAGTTCCAACAGGTTGGAAATACTTTGGTAACCTAATGGATGCTGGTAGGTTGTCTCTTTGTGGGGAAGAAAGTTTCGG taCGGGATCGGATCATATCCGAGAGAAAGATGGTATATGGGCTGTACTCGCATGGTTGTCGATTATTGAACACAAAAATATGAGCGTAGAAGAGATTTTGAAAGAACATTGGAGTATATACGGAAGAAACTACTTCACCAG ataCGATTATGAAGAATGTGAGAGTGACGCGGCAAATGCGATGATGAAACACTTGGAAAATTTGATAGAAACCAACGGCCTAATAGGAAAATCTTTTGCCTACAATAGTAAAAACTTCACCGTCACCAAAGCCGATAACTTCTCTTATGTTGATCCCATTGACAATAGCGTTACTAAAAATCAG GGtataagaattttatttgaCGACGGCTCAAGATTAATCTATAGATTGTCAGGTACAGGAAGCAGCGGTGCTACAATAAGAGTATATATTGACagttatgaaaagaaaaacgtTCTCTCTGATGCACAA gaaatGTTGAAACCTCTAATTGCAGTTGGTTTGGAAATTTCTCAACTGAAGAAATTCACCGGCCGTGACGCCCCTACTGTTATTACATAA
- the LOC130898683 gene encoding ubiquitin carboxyl-terminal hydrolase MINDY-3 homolog: MAETLPSAIEQELLGIKTLLWGNEIKLDIFKRWSQGFYFSSSEKSALEQTEGGPCAIIAPVEAFILKNLLLEYQDLSFREVINSDIQNHILVTALCEILGQCNTRKYYVVYLNSDFTEPVSQSHLTAEAEPSNPVEHIEIDPSQFHNELKVHCYQCLEDVNKYYCENIAKLKAKYGILLFLYSVIASKGLERVKSESDSQDPLIDETYGYGSQSLINLMITGRATTYVWDHYEDVGGLKLLGIEKQSQIGFITVMEYHRYCTVGSFYKNPIHPVWVVASDTHLTVLFSDERKLVSPETKSEQARRVFKSFDPHGNNFISSDKLQDVLKTLELVSELEYVNIMKKKLDNENLGIILLNAFMDEFFPKEESSTPDMFTLIHYNGLSRSNANGQIQFCIGSAILLESDIKSVCESNPMLTVLQTKWPTIEVNWCDNITPSLN; this comes from the exons CACAAg GTTTTTATTTTAGTAGCAGTGAAAAAAGTGCTTTAGAACAAACTGAGGGTGGACCATGTGCAATAATAGCCCCCGTTGAAGCATTTATACtaaaaaacttacttttagAGTACCAAGATCTTTCTTTTCGAGAAGTG atcaaTTCAGATATTCAAAATCACATATTAGTAACAGCTCTCTGTGAAATTTTGGGACAATGTAATACCAGAAAGTATTATGTAGTATATTTAAATAGTGATTTTACTGAGCCTGTAAGCCAATCTCATCTCACTGCTGAAGCAGAGCCAAGTAATCCCGTTGAACATATAGAAATAGACCCATCCCAGTTCCACAATGAACTTAAAGTGCATTGTTATCAGTGCCTGGAGGATGTTAATAAGTATTATTGCGAGAATATTGCTAAATTGAAAGCAAAATATGgcattttgttgtttttatattctGTGATAGCTTCAAAG GGTTTGGAAAGAGTAAAATCTGAATCAGATTCCCAGGACCCTTTAATTGATGAGACTTATGGTTATGGGAGTCAAAGTCTCATTAATTTGATGATAACTGGTAGAGCAACCACATATGTATGGGATCACTATGAAGATGTTGGCGGATTAA AATTATTAGGCATTGAGAAACAAAGCCAAATAGGATTTATAACTGTAATGGAATACCATAGGTACTGTACTGTTGggtcattttataaaaatccaaTCCACCCTGTTTGGGTGGTAGCCTCAGATACGCATCTAACAG TTCTGTTTAGTGATGAACGTAAACTAGTGAGTCCTGAAACTAAAAGTGAGCAAGctaggagggtattcaaaagtTTCGATCCacatggaaataattttattagttcGGACAAATTACAAGATGTTCTCAAAACTTTAGAACTTGTTAGCGAACTCGAATA CGTgaatataatgaagaaaaaattagataacGAAAACTTAGGCATCATTCTACTAAACGCTTTTATGGATGAGTTCTTTCCCAAGGAGGAATCTTCTACACCTGATATGTTCACTCTAATACATTATAATGGATTATCTAGAAGTAATGCTAATGGTCAA attcaGTTTTGCATTGGATCTGCAATTTTACTGGAATCTGACATAAAATCCGTATGTGAGTCGAATCCAATGCTGACTGTATTGCAGACGAAGTGGCCAACTATAGAAGTGAACTGGTGTGATAATATCACCCCTTCACTTAACTGA